CATTAAGAGATCAACGAGATCTTTGGGAGAATCAACACATATATGACAAACTTTGATATGATTACTCGTTAGTTTCAGATTCAACAATTACGGGGGTGGATTTTTGGCTTAATTGTTGTTTGGTCCAAGCGAGGGGCCCAACCCGATAAATATATAGGTTTAAACAAGTCACAAGTTGTTGAACTGGGGGGGCCCAATTTGAAAAGTTtgttaaattaattaaatttcCTAATTACATTATAATTAGTATAGTAATGTCCTGGCTAGCAAGTTAGGTGTAGTCTATACAAACCAAGTTAGGGTTTTATATTATGAAAAGAAAAATCGAGTTATGGTTCGAGAGTTGTAATCAGTTTTTGAGTTATAGTTTATGGTTAATAATACTAAGAGTTATTTGATCCAAATTCATTGTGTATTATTCGGTTTGATTGTCGAGTAGAACGTGATAAAATAGAAACAAAGATTAATTGTCTCTTTCAAACAACATactttatattttattattagaATACATACTAGGTTAAAGACCCACGTAACGTATTACACGGATTGTACAATAGAAATGATATAATTATATTATCTGTAAAAAAATTCATATAACTTGTGTATTTTTATTATCATATGTCAGTTCACACAACTAACTTGAATTTAAGACAAAAACTGGCCTATGTTAATTAGTAACACTGAAATACTATAATATAACcagtgtattacacgagttgaacactaaaaatatttaatacacaaacatatatatatatatgtgtgtgtgtgtgtgtgtgtatttgtgtATTATTCATATGACTGAAATTACGTATTACATTACATATAATAGtgtatataaataatattatttttgttattgtgtatattttaaatataacttttatttaaagTGAACTAAAATAATTTGAATGGTATATCatgatttattatttttattaataattgttATTCCGATTTAATTAATACTTGGTTATTATAAAATCACGATCTAAGTTGTTAACGATTTATATATGACGAATAAAATAGTTTCATAATTAATGGTTAACTACAATGTCACAAATGGGTTAAAAAATTATTAATGATATTAAAATATGATTAAGTTACTTTTTTCTAgtttattaaatattgttttattaagGGTAATGAAGAGATTTGGGCGGGAAAAATTTGATGAGATGAAATATGATGATAATACGTATCCAATTTTGTATTCATTTTTTATCTGGTAGACAAATTACATATACACGATTAAATGTATATTTATGTGTAAACAAATTATGGTGGAAAAAATCTGTTTGAAAAAAAGAAACCTCTATTGTTCACTAAACAACCATACCATTCAGATAATTAACGTTTGGAGTCTATACAAATCAAGTTAGGATTTCATATTATGAAAAGAGAAATCGAGTTATGGTTCGAGAGTTGTAATCAGTTTTTGAGTTATATTTTCTGGTTAATAAGATTGATAATTATTTGATCCAAATTCATTGTGTATTATTCGATTTGATTGTCGAGTAGAACTTGATAAAATAGAAACAAAGATTAATTGTCTATTTCAAACAACATACTTTATATTTTAGGAATATATTATTAGAATACATACTAGGTTAAAGACCCACGTAACGTATTACACGGATTGTACAATAGAAACGATATAattatataatctataaaaaattcatataacttatgtatttttattATCATATGTCAGTTCACACAACTAACTTAAATTTAAGACAAAAACTGGCCTATGTTAATTAGTAACATTGAAATACTATAATAACCATTGTATTAAACGAGTTGAACACTAAAAATATTTaatacacaaatatatatatatatatatatatatatatatatatacatatatatatatatggtagggttcatttgagaaccactcttattgcgagaaccatgagaaccaatatgaacacacaaaaaaaacctaaccccccccccccacccacccaagctaaaatgctaataactaaaaccccaaaaaacctaaaaaaatctaaaaaacacacaattttttttaatattttttatgtaaaaatcgctacttttagtagccaagttttttttaatttaaaaaaattaataacaaaatatagcgattttaatttagaaaatatttaaaaaattgtgtgttttttagctatttttaggtattttttgttgtattcacattggttctctcggttctcgcaataaagggtggttcctaacgaatccttcttctctctatatatgtgtgtgtgtgtgtgtgtgtgtgtgtttgtgtattaTTCATATGACTGAAATTACGTATTACATTATATATAATAGtgtatataaataatattattgTTAATATTGTGTATTTTTTAAATATACTTTTATTTAAAGTGAATTAAAATAATTTGAAAGGTATATCatgatttattatttttattaataattgttattccgatttaattaataattagttaTTATAAAATCACGATCTAAGTTGTTAACGATTTATATATGAGGAATAAAATAGTTTCATAATTAATGGTTAATTACTATGTCACAAATGggttaaaaaaattattaatgatattaaaattaaaacatgATTAAGTTACTTTTTTCTACGTTATTAAATATTgtttttgagttaattacatagttaatCCCTATGGTTTACACAAAGTAACGTACTTAGGTACTAATaatttaaaatcacattctagggtattaactttcattttgtaacgtttggaggtattaacgttatttgtaggtttaaaatcacattctattagtaactaagtatgttattttgtgcaaagcacaaggactaactatgttaataccctagaagttaatacctttaaacgttacaaaatgaaaagttaataccctagaatgtgattttaaactattagtacctaagtatgttattttgtgcaaaccacagggactaactatgtaattaactctattattTTATCAAGGGTCATGAAGAGATTTGGGTGGGAAAAATTGACGAGAAatatgatgatgataatatgtATCCAATTATGTATTCATTTTTTGTCAGGTAGATAAATTACATATACACGATTAAATGTATATTTATGTGTAAACAAATTATGGTGGAAAAAAAATCTGTTTGAAAAAAACCTTTATTGTTCACTAAACAGCCATACCATTCAGAAAATTAATATAAAGACGAATATATAATACAGGCTACAACTCGTCCAAAAGAGCAATCATCCGATATTTAAACGTTAAAAGAGGGACAAgggaagaaaaaaaaaatagaatatttAAAAATTGTTCAAACAAAGGGTCCATCCGGGTTCGAATTTAATTAAATGACTAAACGTGTTATGAAACAGAAAGTTCCCAAACAACATGTCAACTATTCAAACTGCAAAAGAAAATTCAAATGGTATCGTATCGTATGATATCATTTTCTTTCGTTCTTGGAATAAAACCTCAAGACGACGTAGAACAAGAGACGATACAAGACCCCCCAAGCCAACAAGATCCCAACATCATACCAAACGTTTTCCCATTTTATGTCCATGGATTTCAACACATCTTCTCCGATCAACAAACAGTCGATCCCTTGCTTTGTGGGATCGTTCTTGTGAGCATCACTAATCTTGACTTCTCCTAGAGGGCCGGGTGATAGCTGCGAAAACTCTCCGGTGTAGCAATGGCCGCCTTTGAACTCGTTCACCAACATCGCCTCGAAAGGGTACTTGATGGCCGATATGTAGTGGAGCCATAGCCAGTAAGGGGGGATGTGAGACTCCTTTAGGAAAAAACCACAAGTCAAGAAAAAGAGAGCCGTGGTGGCTATCACAACCGCGTAGCCCGTGATGTAGCTTGGGACTAGCGCACTCACGAGCATCACGTACGCGTTTGTCGTGATGAGAGAGGAGTAAAGTATGACCCAAAAACGGAATAGGTTGCTATTTAGGTGGAGGATGAATTGTGTGATCGCCGCGAATGTGAATCCTTGGATGGCGAAAAACGGGAGGTAAACAATGAGGGATGATATAACGTAAGAGGATGCGCGATAAGCGTTGTGGGAGGTCTCGCGGATGAATATGAATCGTTCTTGGATGAAAGTTGGGACCGCATCGTTTGAGGAAAAGAAAACGAGACAAACCGCAAAGATGTAGAAGTTGAGAAGACGGTTAATCGTTTTGAAGTCGTGATCGGACAGCCTTTGAAAAAGGGAAGCTAGGATGAGACCCATGACGGTTAGAACGATTTCACGGGAAAGAAATAGTTCAGGGGTTCGGATCACGTTTAATGCGGTTCGCCATGAGAGAACCATGACTTCGCGTAGCCATGGGTTGGCAAACTTTGGTCCAAGGTCAGGTTCATCAAGGACCTCTAGTTCAAATGTGTTTTCATAGGATACATATGACTCTGAAGAGGGACTAAACACGGGAGTTTTGATACGCTGGCGGTTTATGGTTGGTGTCCGGCTAGGGGTAGTACCACTCCTAACTGGAGTTGTCCGGCTAGGGGTAGCGCTCCTAGCTGGAGTCCAAGATGGTGCACGTTGTGGTGTACCTTTCACCCCGTGGTATAACCATACCGAAAAATCTTTATAGAATTGTGACGCTAAACGTGGATTATAGGCTCCGCTAGTCATGTTCATTGGTGTACGGACAGCAGCTTTACGCTCTCTTGAATTGTCGAACTCGTCATCAGACTCATTTTCATGATAGTCAAATGAGGCGGAATTCTGTCGAGGGGTCGTGTTGCCACTCGAAAATTGTAGACTGCGAAGGGCAATATGCTTTTGGTTGTGCGGTGTTCTCCCATATGGAGTTCGAGGTGTTCTCGGTGGTTTGGGGACCGGGGTCTGAGCCACTGGATCCGGCTTGAGCCCGTCACGTTGGTACATCACAAGAGGATCAAGCCCGATGGTTGACTCGTCGTACTCCTTGATCACATCCAATAGGTATTCAATATTGTTCTCGGTTTCTGGCACTGGCCGTTGGAACCCCTCAAGATGTGCAGATAGCGCATTCGGGCTCCCTAGATATATCAACCTCCCCCTGTCACAACGGTAAAATAAattacacaaacaaacaaacgtaCACAGTAAGATCTCACTCAACGATAACATAAATTCCCAAATGCAATACCATCAAACATAAATATTATCTACCTTGCGAGAACTGTGATGCGATCAAGAAGCATTTGGATCCGAAACGATGGCTGATGAATCGTCATAAGAACAATGCTACCATTACGCGCAATATCTTTAACTTTCTCAACAACACTAAAAGCGCTAGTTGAGTCTAGCCCTGATGTCGGTTCATCCAAGAACAACAACGACGGCTTGTGAATTATGTCGATCCCAATAGACACACGCCGCCTCTCACCACCCGAAACCCCTCTCCTCCCTTCATCACCAATATAAGTATGCGCCGCACTCTAAAttaatcaaacaaacatgtgttaGTTTACAACTTACATCTTACAACAATAACAAGCTAAACTTCTATTTCTTTTTATGGTATACGAAAAAAGATTCATACGGTTAAGCCTAACTGGTCGATGAGTTCGACCACTCGTTTCTTCTTCTCGGACCGTGATAAAGAAGGCGGAAGACGAACTTCTGCCGCAAACATAAACGTCTCAAAAACCGTCAACATAGCAAAGAGTTGATCATCTTGCATAACATAAGACGATATCATCTTCATATAGCTAGCTGTAACCTGAATCATTGTCACACTATGTCATAACCAAACAACACTAGATCCAAACTAATAAAACACTCATCAATCATTCCAAAACACACTTACCTCTTTCCCATCAATccgaaccgagccttcaagactTCCTTGCGCAATCCGGCCTGCCAAAGCGTCAAGAAAAGTACTCTTTCCAGCACCACTAGGACCCATGATCGCCATGATCTCACCTCGCATGGCTTGACCCGAAATGTCATTCAAAAGATAAGCTTCTTTGGTGATCCACACACCATCTTTCTTCTGCTTCTTCATCACACTATATGACAAGTTGCTGAACTCGAGCCCATGACCGGGGACCAGTTTTTGGGTTGGAAGTTTGGCCATGTTCTTGCTTGATTTGGCCTTGGTTTTGTCCAAATCTAGCAATGTCTCGAGGCTCCGGTTCGTGTCCGTTCTAGGATACCTTGTCGCCATGtcgaaaaaccgagcttttttttgtgaaaaaaagGTCTGAGGTTGATATATGGAGGATGATAGATTTATAACTACAAGAGAATGAATGCTGGGACTAGTGACAAAATAGTTTTGGACGACGGCAAAGCTTAAGATACATCTCTTTGATGGTACCGTCAGCAAGGACGGATCTACTAAAAAAAGATTATAGGAAATATATACGTTCTATTATTCTAACGGTTTTTTATAAGATTAAAAAAGTAAATAAGTGATTGGGGGCTGTGGCTGGTTTGGGTTTTGACTTGCATGTTACAACTTGTAACCATGAAAATATTTTAAAATGGACACAAAGAAATTGTATTTTTATTGGGTCATACTGTCATAGCCCATAGGTATGTTACATGTTATAATAGTCTAAGGGCTATATGGTAGAATAATAATAGTAGAGGGACTAGAAATGAACATTGTAATAGTTAGTTAGTTGTAAGAACAGTTATGGTAGTTAATAAATAACTAACCCCAAGCTGTAACTATCAAGCTTGTTTTGGGTTTTCCCTTCCTTCTCTTCTGTGATTCTCATTTCAggctaacaattggtatcagagctaccgATTCCATCGGAGCTCCGGCCAACCACCATCAATTCCGATCATCGTTCCAATTACTGCGCCATTCTTTCAAATTCATATTCTGTTTCAATTCCTAATTCCTTCCTTTTCAAACGAGGAATTGATCGTTcttgatcattccattccatcGAATTGGTCATTTGGATTCATTCGATTCCCGTGGATCGATCTATTTGAGATTTGTCCATTCTCTTAAACAATTTTCACTGTTCCAACAAATTCATTCTTAAAATTCCTTATTCGATTGTGTCAACTCTTTGAATTCATAATAAATGACGACTCGAAATCAGGAAGTTGATAGGATAGCCAAAGATGTTAGTCGGTTGGATGAATTCACTGCACAGACTCAAGAAGGGTTAATGAGTCTTAAAACAGCATTCGATAACTTGCAAGCTGCTTTTGCAAAGATTGAGAAACAAGGGACTATGATGCCTCGTAATGAAGGAGATAGAGTTTGTAATAATCGACTCACAAAGATTGAATTCCCTAAATTCAATGGTGATGATGTTGAGGGGTGGTTGTACAAATGTGACCATTTCTTCTCAATAGATGAAACTCCGGAGAGATACAAGGTTCGTTATGCAGCTGTGCATATGGAGGGGAGGGCTCTTCAATGGCATCAGGGGTTTATGAAGTCCAGTGGAAAACAGATGGCTGATGTCACTTGGGATGAATACTCAAGATCAGCAGCAGCAAGATTTGCTGAAACCTTGATTGAAGATGCAATGGGAGCACTCAAGGCACTGGTACAAACAGGTGAATTGGATGAATACTGTGATGAATTTGATTTGTTACTCAATAAGGTCACCTTACAAGATGAGTATACAATCAGTTTATTCATAGAAGGATTGAAACCTGAAATAAAATGCCATGTTAAAATGTTTAAACCTAAGACATTGAGGGAAACTTATTCTTTGGCAAGAATGCAAAACAAGGCCAACAAAATTTTGGGCATTCATACGACATCAAGCAGTAATTCTGGGTACAAATATACTGGAAATAGAACCAATAATTTGACAAGTATTGCTAAACAGCCTGTTTTAGCAACTCCTGTCAATTCTGTTCCTTCTAATGCCATAGTTCCAAAGAGGGTAACCAATAAGTATATGGATGATAAAAGGGCTAAAGGGGAGTGTTTCTACTGTAATGAAAAGTATGTGCCAGGTCACAGCAGAGTTTGTAAAGGCAAGAAACAACTGTTCTTGGTTGAAGTAGAAGAATACCAagaagatgatgaggaagaaGTATTGGAAGAAATAGAAAAGATTCAGGGAACCCCACAGatttcattgaatgcattgatgggAATACCATCTTATTCTACCATGCAAGTGGTAGGAATGATTGGTACAAGATATTTGTATATCCTGTTGGACAGTGGGTCAACACATAACTTCATGAGCAGATCATTGGCTCAGAAATTAAAGTGTACCATTAGCCAAATTCCTCATGTGCAAGTAACAGTAGCAGATGGGAATAAGATGGAATGTGTTAATCTTTGTAAAGATTTCCAATGGATAATGCAAGGGAATTGGTTTACGGCTGATATGATGATCATTGATTTGGACAACTATGATATTGTATTGGGTGTACAATGGCTTGAGACTTTGAATGACATAGTGTGGAACTTTAAAAACCTCACCATGAAATTCAACGTAGCAGGTCAAGATTTTGAGTTGAAGGGTACAAAAAGGAAGAATGTTGGGTTGTCTTCCATGGAGAAGATCACAAGCCTGATTCAGGATCAAGACAAAGTGGTGCAGGCTCAGCTATTCACCATTCAAGACTCTGCAAGTCAGCAGTGTATGTATCAACCTGTGGTTGGGAAAGAAATGCCAAATAAAGAGTTGGAAATTCTGCTGAAAGATTATGAAGATATATTTGAAATGCCAAAAGGTTTACCACCTTCAAGACCATGTGATCATCGAATTGTTCTTAAGGATGATAAGATCAATTTGAATTTGAAACCATATAGGTATCACAGTGCTCAAAAAGATGTTATTGAGCAGATGACACAAGAGTTGTTAGACTCAGGGGTCATTAGACACAGCACTAGTTCTTTTGCAGCACCTGTTGTCcttgttaagaaaaaggatggctCATGGAGAATGTGTGTGGACTATAGGAGACTGAATGAGGCAACTGTCAAAGATGTCTTTCCTATTCCACTGATTGAAGAGTTATTGGATGAATTACAAGGGGCTGTGATCTTTTCTAAACTGGACCTCAGATCAGGATACCACCAGGTAAGAATGTATGAACCTGACATCTATAAAACAGCCTTTAAAACTCATCAGGGTCACTTTGAGTTCCTAGTATTACCCTTTGGgctaacaaatgccccagcaacTTTTCAATCTTTGATGAACAATACTTTTAAAAGTGTCTTGAGGAAATGTGCACTAGTATTTTTTGATGACATACTAGTGTTCAGTACCAGTTGGAAGCAACACTTATTGGATTTAAAAGTGGTGCTGGATTTGATGAGACTTAACTCTTTGAAAGCAAAGAAGTCAAAGTGTTCTTTTGCTGGTGAAAGGGTTGAGTATTTGGGGCATGTTATAACTAAGGATGGGGTGTCAACTGATCCTACAAAAACTGTTGCAATACAAGAATGGCCCACACCAGTCACTGTTAAGCAGTTAAGAGGATTTTTGGGACTGGCAGGGTATTATAGGAGGTTTGTTAAGAATTTTGGGCTCTTAGCCAGGCCATTAACTGAATTGTTAAAGAAAGAAGGATTCAGATGGAATGATGAAGCTCAAATGGCTTTTGATCAGTTGAAGAAGGTGTTGAGTTCTCCTCCTGTTTTAAAGCTGCCTGACTTTTCTAAGACATTTGTCATAGAAACTGATGCTTCCACAAAAGGGATGGGGGCAGTATTGATGCAGGAAGGCCATCCTTTGGCTTTTATAAGCAAAGCACTTTCCATTAGACAGCAGAGTTTGTCTGTCTATGAAAAAGAGTTGCTGGCCATTATTATGGCAGTAAAACATTGGCATCACTACCTAGTTACTAAACACTTTGTGATCAAAACTGATCATCAAAGTCTGAAACACCTGTTAGAACAAAAGATAGTGACCCCCTTACAACAGAAATGGCTATCTAAACTATTGGGGTATGATTATGAGATCTGCTACAAGAAGGGAGTTGataatgtggtggctgatgctttatcTAGAGTGCAGGGAATGGCTTTG
The sequence above is drawn from the Helianthus annuus cultivar XRQ/B chromosome 12, HanXRQr2.0-SUNRISE, whole genome shotgun sequence genome and encodes:
- the LOC110896863 gene encoding ABC transporter G family member STR; translated protein: MATRYPRTDTNRSLETLLDLDKTKAKSSKNMAKLPTQKLVPGHGLEFSNLSYSVMKKQKKDGVWITKEAYLLNDISGQAMRGEIMAIMGPSGAGKSTFLDALAGRIAQGSLEGSVRIDGKEVTASYMKMISSYVMQDDQLFAMLTVFETFMFAAEVRLPPSLSRSEKKKRVVELIDQLGLTSAAHTYIGDEGRRGVSGGERRRVSIGIDIIHKPSLLFLDEPTSGLDSTSAFSVVEKVKDIARNGSIVLMTIHQPSFRIQMLLDRITVLARGRLIYLGSPNALSAHLEGFQRPVPETENNIEYLLDVIKEYDESTIGLDPLVMYQRDGLKPDPVAQTPVPKPPRTPRTPYGRTPHNQKHIALRSLQFSSGNTTPRQNSASFDYHENESDDEFDNSRERKAAVRTPMNMTSGAYNPRLASQFYKDFSVWLYHGVKGTPQRAPSWTPARSATPSRTTPVRSGTTPSRTPTINRQRIKTPVFSPSSESYVSYENTFELEVLDEPDLGPKFANPWLREVMVLSWRTALNVIRTPELFLSREIVLTVMGLILASLFQRLSDHDFKTINRLLNFYIFAVCLVFFSSNDAVPTFIQERFIFIRETSHNAYRASSYVISSLIVYLPFFAIQGFTFAAITQFILHLNSNLFRFWVILYSSLITTNAYVMLVSALVPSYITGYAVVIATTALFFLTCGFFLKESHIPPYWLWLHYISAIKYPFEAMLVNEFKGGHCYTGEFSQLSPGPLGEVKISDAHKNDPTKQGIDCLLIGEDVLKSMDIKWENVWYDVGILLAWGVLYRLLFYVVLRFYSKNERK